A genomic region of Zalophus californianus isolate mZalCal1 chromosome 11, mZalCal1.pri.v2, whole genome shotgun sequence contains the following coding sequences:
- the DBX1 gene encoding homeobox protein DBX1 — translation MMFPGLLAPPAGYPSLLRPTPTLTLPQSLQSAFSGHSSFLVEDLIRISRPPAYLPRSLPTASMSPPRQGAPATLTDTGTSDLGSPGPGSRPDGSPQTAASPASEPTFLKFGVNAILSSAPRTETSPALLQSVPPKTFAFPYFEGSFQPFIRSSYFPASSSVVPIPGTFSWPLAARGKPRRGMLRRAVFSDVQRKALEKMFQKQKYISKPDRKKLAAKLGLKDSQVKIWFQNRRMKWRNSKERELLSSGGCREQTLPTKLNPHPDLSDVGQKGPGDDEEEDEGAGSPRHRLVYHASPDPRHLRDPRLEGPLPASPAHSSSPGKPSDFSDSEEDEEGEEEITVS, via the exons ATGATGTTCCCCGGCCTCCTCGCACCCCCCGCCGGGTACCCCAGCCTCCTGCGCCCCACGCCCACCTTAACGCTGCCCCAGTCCCTGCAGTCGGCGTTTTCTGGCCACTCGAGCTTCCTGGTGGAGGATCTGATTCGCATCAGCCGGCCTCCCGCTTACCTGCCCCGCAGCTTACCCACCGCCAGCATGTCGCCCCCTAGGCAGGGGGCCCCCGCGACTCTCACAGACACCGGGACCTCAGACCTGGGCTCCCCGGGTCCGGGCAGCCGACCAGACGGTTCACCTCAGACGGCCGCCTCCCCTGCCAGCGAGCCCACGTTTCTGAAGTTTGGGGTGAACGCCATCCTCTCCTCTGCGCCCAGAACCG AAACGTCCCCCGCCTTGCTCCAGAGCGTTCCTCCCAAGACCTTCGCCTTTCCCTACTTTGAAGGCTCCTTCCAGCCTTTTATCAGATCTTCTTATTTCCCAG CGTCCTCGAGCGTCGTGCCCATCCCGGGGACCTTCTCCTGGCCGCTTGCGGCCCGCGGCAAACCTCGCCGGGGCATGCTGCGTCGAGCCGTGTTCTCCGACGTGCAGCGCAAGGCGCTGGAGAAGATGTTCCAGAAGCAGAAGTACATCAGCAAGCCCGACCGCAAGAAGCTGGCGGCCAAGTTGGGCTTGAAAGACTCACAA GTGAAAATCTGGTTCCAGAACCGACGCATGAAGTGGCGGAACTCCAAGGAGCGCGAGCTCCTGTCTAGCGGGGGCTGCCGAGAGCAGACCCTTCCCACCAAACTCAATCCGCACCCGGACCTCAGCGACGTGGGCCAGAAGGGCCCGGGGGACGACGAGGAGGAAGACGAGGGCGCGGGCAGCCCCCGCCACCGCCTAGTCTATCACGCGTCCCCCGACCCTCGGCATCTGCGGGACCCGCGACTGGAAGGACCGCTGCCCGCCTCGCCCGCGCACTCGAGCAGCCCCGGCAAGCCTTCGGACTTCTCCGACTCTGAGGAGGATGAGGAGGGCGAAGAGGAGATCACCGTGTCTTAG